ACAAGAGCGTTACGGACGTTATCGCGATCGCGCTTTGGCTGACTTGAAGGAATTGATAAACAGTGTTCAGCAGTAAAGTGCTGAGTCAGGGAGAGACTTCTAATTCTGAATTCTGTTCGCGCAGCGTGCCCGTTGGGCATATTTTGAATTTTGAATTGTCTTGTCCCCTTGTCCTTCATCAAGACTCAGAACTCAGGACTATTTTGATATCCTTCGCTGGTCTTGAATTGTTTCGTCGTTGGTTGTAGCTATTCCGTGTATACCGATCGCTGCGATCGTTATACCAATAAAACCCCAAGTCCCATTTGTGAATGCATTCATCCGATGAACGAAACTACGATGATAGGCAAGATCCAACTGTCTATTATTGGTTCTTCCATCCCTAGCTAACTTGTCCACATATCTTTCAGTTCTTTGTAACTCCGTATACTCAGTGTTAAACGAGTAAAGCGATGATCCCGCTATCAATAAACCTGGAATAACCAAGGCAATAAAGAGAATTGCTCTGCCTATGCTCATACAACCTCGTTAGGCAATATATTTGAGTTAATGCTGACATGGCGAGCATTTATTGATAGTATCTGGCGAACAAATTAGAAAAATCGTCCACTCTGAGATGACATCGTGTCCGGGAATAACAGTCATGAAATTTCCGACCATACCCTGGGAAATCTAATATCAAGAGCATGAAAAAAGCTCAACTTCCAGAACATCAGGGAAAAATGAGCAGCGATTTCTTCTTATATTTTGCTGCACATTATGCATCTATAGCAACCTAAATCATAAGCCTTGCGGGTACGCTGTGCATAGGGAACAGCGGCACGCTTTGCGCTTACGTGAGCAAACTTGATCCTCGAAGATCCCCGACTTCGTAAAAGTTGTCGGGGATCTGTGGCTTTCAATTTTCACAAATCAAATAGGATCGCTATATGCACACTGTTGATACTGCTTATATCAAGCTTATCGATGAGTTGGATTTTTCACAAATGATTTAGGATTGCTATATATGACAAAGATAACTGGAAAAATGACCCTTACTTTTAATCCAATAATTTACAGCGAATTGCTATCTAAACATCAACCTCGAATTATCAAAAGTGAAGAGGAAAACGAGAAATTTCTCGCAATCGTTGAAGAACTGCTTTCTCGTGCTAAGCTGACTCCAGAAGAAGATGCTGTGTTGGAACTATTGGTAAGACTGATTGAGGATTTTGAAGATAAGCACTATGAGATTAATGCCTCAACGCCACACTCAAGACTCCTTCATTTGATAGAGGCTAGGAGTCTGGAAAAAGCTGAGAAGAGTGAAAATTTTTGGTTCGAGGGACGTAACTACCGAAGTAGTCAATGGTCAGCTAGAAATCAGTAAAGAACAAGCTGAGGCTTTAGGGGAGTTTTTCCAAGTTACAGCGGTTTTCTGTAAGGTGGGCATTGCTCACCAATATCTCAAATCTCTATCACATAGGCTTTTATGAGCAATGCCCACCCTACAATGTGTGGTCTATTCATATGAAAACCGCTGTAATCCGAGCTTGTTTTTGTCAAATTAGGCGATCGCTTCGCTGCTGCGCTCCGCGCAGATCGCCCTGCATAACACCGCACTCTCTTGCAATCGCACTTCCTGCAAACG
This portion of the Brasilonema sennae CENA114 genome encodes:
- a CDS encoding transcriptional regulator, with translation MTKITGKMTLTFNPIIYSELLSKHQPRIIKSEEENEKFLAIVEELLSRAKLTPEEDAVLELLVRLIEDFEDKHYEINASTPHSRLLHLIEARSLEKAEKSENFWFEGRNYRSSQWSARNQ